From the Apus apus isolate bApuApu2 chromosome 4, bApuApu2.pri.cur, whole genome shotgun sequence genome, one window contains:
- the PGM2 gene encoding phosphopentomutase isoform X1: MSARGPGGDAALRRAAEQWLLWDKNPKTSAIVKQLVAEGNARELQKYFGSRMEFGTAGLRAAMGAGISHMNDLTIIQTTQGFCRYLEKNFSDLKKRGVVIGFDARAHLSSGGSSKRFARLAANTFISQGVPVYLFSDITPTPFVPYTVTHLKLCAGIMVTASHNPKQDNGYKVYWENGAQIISPHDKGISQAIEENQEPWPQAWDDKLIDSNLLLHDPYATVNKEYFKDIQKQCFHRNINKETNLKFVHTSVHGVGHKFVQLAFKAFDLSPPFAVPEQKDPDPEFPTVKYPNPEEGKGVLTLSFALAEKDGAKIILANDPDADRLAVAEKQESGEWKVFSGNELGALLGWWIFTCWKNHNRDTRAIKDVYMLSSTVSSKILRAIALKEGFHFEETLTGFKWMGNRAKQLMDQGKAVLFAFEEAIGYMCCPAVLDKDGVSAAVITAEMASFLASRNLSLSQQLKAVYNEYGFHITKASYFICHDPKVIQQLFDNLRNFDGKNTYPKSCGRFKVSGIRDLTTGYDSSQPDKKAILPTSKSSQMITFTFANGGVATMRTSGTEPKIKYYSELCAPPGNSDVEQLKKELDELVNALEKHFFQPEKNNLQRKTE, from the exons ATGTCAGCGCGGGGCCCCGGCGGGGATGCGGCGCTGCGCCGCGCGGCCGagcagtggctgctgtgggACAAG AACCCAAAAACTTCTGCAATAGTGAAGCAACTGGTTGCTGAAGGAAATGCCAGGGAACTGCAGAAATACTTTGGCTCACGGATGGAGTTTGGCACAGCAGGGCTCAGAGCTGCCATGGGAGCTGGGATTTCCCACATGAATGACTTGACTATTATCCAGACAACCCAG GGATTTTGCAGGTACCTTGAGAAGAATTTCAGTGACCTGAAAAAGAGAGGAGTTGTGATTGGTTTTGATGCTCGTGCCCATCTTTCCAGTGGAGGTAGTAGCAAAAG GTTTGCAAGACTTGCTGCAAATACCTTCATCAGTCAGGGAGTTCCAGTTTATCTGTTTTCTGACATAACACCAACTCCTTTTGTG CCATATACAGTAACACATCTGAAGCTTTGTGCTGGAATTATGGTAACGGCTTCCCATAATCCAAAACAAGATAATGGCTACAAG GTTTACTGGGAAAATGGTGCTCAGATCATTTCCCCTCATGACAAAGGAATTTCTCAAGCTATTGAGGAGAACCAAGAGCCGTGGCCTCAGGCTTGGGATGACAAACTGATTGACAGCAATCTGCTACTTCATGATCCATATGCCACTGTCAATAAGGAGTATTTCAAAGACATACAGAAACAGTGCTTTCACAG gaatataaacaaggaaacaaacctGAAATTTGTTCATACTTCTGTGCATGGTGTAGGTCATAAATTTGTGCAGTTGGCCTTCAAGGCATTTGACCTTAGCCCTCCTTTTGCTGTTCCGGAGCAGAAGGATCCTGATCCAGAATTTCCCACAGTGAAGTATCCAAATCCTGAAGAAGGCAAAGGTGTCCTg ACACTGTCTTTTGCTTTGGCGGAAAAAGATGGGGCAAAAATCATTTTAGCAAATGATCCTGATGCTGATCGACTTGCAGTGGCAGAGAAACAAGAGAG tGGTGAATGGAAAGTGTTTTCTGGAAATGAGCTGGGAGCTCTTTTAGGCTGGTGGATCTTCACTTGTTGGAAAAATCACAATAGGGATACTCGTGCCATTAAAGATGTGTACATGTTATCCAGCACTGTTTCTTCCAAAATCCTGAGAGCAATTGCACTGAAGGAAGGTTTTCACTTTGAG GAAACACTGACAGGTTTCAAGTGGATGGGCAATCGTGCCAAGCAGCTCATGGACCAGGgaaaagctgttctttttgCATTTGAGGAGGCTATAG ggTATATGTGCTGTCCTGCTGTTCTGGACAAAGATGGTGTCAGCGCTGCTGTTATAACTGCAGAGATGGCTAGCTTTCTGGCAAGCAGGAATTTGTCTTTGTCTCAGCAACTGAAAGCTGTCTATAATGA ATACGGCTTCCATATTACCAAAGCTTCGTATTTCATCTGTCATGATCCTAAAGTTATTCAACAGCTTTTTGACAACCTTCGAAATTTTGATGGAAAAAACACATACCCAAAATCTTGTGGAAGATTTAAAGTTTCTGGAATAAGGGATCTAACTACTGGGTATGACAGCAGCCAGCCAGATAAAAAGGCt ATACTTCCCACTAGTAAAAGTAGCCAAATGATAACGTTCACTTTTGCTAATGGAGGAGTGGCCACAATGAGAACCAGTGGGACAGAACCAAAGATCAAATACTATTCTGAACTTTGTGCACCTCCTGGAAACAG
- the PGM2 gene encoding phosphopentomutase isoform X2, protein MEFGTAGLRAAMGAGISHMNDLTIIQTTQGFCRYLEKNFSDLKKRGVVIGFDARAHLSSGGSSKRFARLAANTFISQGVPVYLFSDITPTPFVPYTVTHLKLCAGIMVTASHNPKQDNGYKVYWENGAQIISPHDKGISQAIEENQEPWPQAWDDKLIDSNLLLHDPYATVNKEYFKDIQKQCFHRNINKETNLKFVHTSVHGVGHKFVQLAFKAFDLSPPFAVPEQKDPDPEFPTVKYPNPEEGKGVLTLSFALAEKDGAKIILANDPDADRLAVAEKQESGEWKVFSGNELGALLGWWIFTCWKNHNRDTRAIKDVYMLSSTVSSKILRAIALKEGFHFEETLTGFKWMGNRAKQLMDQGKAVLFAFEEAIGYMCCPAVLDKDGVSAAVITAEMASFLASRNLSLSQQLKAVYNEYGFHITKASYFICHDPKVIQQLFDNLRNFDGKNTYPKSCGRFKVSGIRDLTTGYDSSQPDKKAILPTSKSSQMITFTFANGGVATMRTSGTEPKIKYYSELCAPPGNSDVEQLKKELDELVNALEKHFFQPEKNNLQRKTE, encoded by the exons ATGGAGTTTGGCACAGCAGGGCTCAGAGCTGCCATGGGAGCTGGGATTTCCCACATGAATGACTTGACTATTATCCAGACAACCCAG GGATTTTGCAGGTACCTTGAGAAGAATTTCAGTGACCTGAAAAAGAGAGGAGTTGTGATTGGTTTTGATGCTCGTGCCCATCTTTCCAGTGGAGGTAGTAGCAAAAG GTTTGCAAGACTTGCTGCAAATACCTTCATCAGTCAGGGAGTTCCAGTTTATCTGTTTTCTGACATAACACCAACTCCTTTTGTG CCATATACAGTAACACATCTGAAGCTTTGTGCTGGAATTATGGTAACGGCTTCCCATAATCCAAAACAAGATAATGGCTACAAG GTTTACTGGGAAAATGGTGCTCAGATCATTTCCCCTCATGACAAAGGAATTTCTCAAGCTATTGAGGAGAACCAAGAGCCGTGGCCTCAGGCTTGGGATGACAAACTGATTGACAGCAATCTGCTACTTCATGATCCATATGCCACTGTCAATAAGGAGTATTTCAAAGACATACAGAAACAGTGCTTTCACAG gaatataaacaaggaaacaaacctGAAATTTGTTCATACTTCTGTGCATGGTGTAGGTCATAAATTTGTGCAGTTGGCCTTCAAGGCATTTGACCTTAGCCCTCCTTTTGCTGTTCCGGAGCAGAAGGATCCTGATCCAGAATTTCCCACAGTGAAGTATCCAAATCCTGAAGAAGGCAAAGGTGTCCTg ACACTGTCTTTTGCTTTGGCGGAAAAAGATGGGGCAAAAATCATTTTAGCAAATGATCCTGATGCTGATCGACTTGCAGTGGCAGAGAAACAAGAGAG tGGTGAATGGAAAGTGTTTTCTGGAAATGAGCTGGGAGCTCTTTTAGGCTGGTGGATCTTCACTTGTTGGAAAAATCACAATAGGGATACTCGTGCCATTAAAGATGTGTACATGTTATCCAGCACTGTTTCTTCCAAAATCCTGAGAGCAATTGCACTGAAGGAAGGTTTTCACTTTGAG GAAACACTGACAGGTTTCAAGTGGATGGGCAATCGTGCCAAGCAGCTCATGGACCAGGgaaaagctgttctttttgCATTTGAGGAGGCTATAG ggTATATGTGCTGTCCTGCTGTTCTGGACAAAGATGGTGTCAGCGCTGCTGTTATAACTGCAGAGATGGCTAGCTTTCTGGCAAGCAGGAATTTGTCTTTGTCTCAGCAACTGAAAGCTGTCTATAATGA ATACGGCTTCCATATTACCAAAGCTTCGTATTTCATCTGTCATGATCCTAAAGTTATTCAACAGCTTTTTGACAACCTTCGAAATTTTGATGGAAAAAACACATACCCAAAATCTTGTGGAAGATTTAAAGTTTCTGGAATAAGGGATCTAACTACTGGGTATGACAGCAGCCAGCCAGATAAAAAGGCt ATACTTCCCACTAGTAAAAGTAGCCAAATGATAACGTTCACTTTTGCTAATGGAGGAGTGGCCACAATGAGAACCAGTGGGACAGAACCAAAGATCAAATACTATTCTGAACTTTGTGCACCTCCTGGAAACAG